From uncultured Methanobrevibacter sp., a single genomic window includes:
- a CDS encoding nuclease: MSSENQNKVYNLLISKGIDSYNEYEFYKERINSQKEFKWNEYNTQDDELNDELFEKIDVIVLLYGLYHQNEEICDELIDKSQEYDIPLLFVRSFGVEYVVEEIVEKADAVVGWNPHCIIDAIQTLVKGEEEWIKPCDIEEES; this comes from the coding sequence ATGTCAAGTGAAAATCAAAATAAGGTTTATAATCTTCTTATAAGCAAAGGGATTGATTCCTATAATGAATATGAATTCTACAAGGAAAGGATAAACAGCCAAAAGGAGTTCAAATGGAATGAATACAATACTCAAGATGATGAGTTGAACGATGAATTATTCGAAAAAATAGATGTAATTGTATTGCTTTATGGTCTTTATCATCAAAATGAGGAAATTTGTGATGAGTTAATTGATAAATCACAGGAATATGATATTCCATTGCTTTTTGTTCGCTCATTTGGGGTGGAATATGTTGTGGAAGAAATAGTTGAAAAGGCAGATGCTGTAGTTGGCTGGAATCCACATTGCATTATAGATGCAATTCAAACCTTGGTAAAGGGTGAAGAAGAGTGGATCAAGCCATGTGACATTGAAGAGGAATCATAA
- a CDS encoding transcriptional regulator — protein MTNRNQLIREVYQLLNKEGFETSNIYEQSCFDIVARKKLLILLLKVLVNIDSINESHVEEIRQISNVFLASPIIVGVKSKNHILEEDVVYERHGLPAIGLETLKNMIVYDEYPEILADRGGYYVQINGNVLKEYREEYNLSLKDLADLAHVSRATMYKYENGMVRANTETAMLLEEILNTKITLDIDLFEPYQEDIKLKADTSSLNQTQGTNAQNLAKLGFGVVSTNKSPFDALAKAEIATRKKEQTPLIANLNVQDEQNTKTLKKMAISLKDLSLVTSSDPFFVLKDDKIKDSIDGIPVIKSWEMKEVENSKEFLRLIRERRNN, from the coding sequence ATAACAAATAGGAATCAATTAATACGAGAAGTTTATCAACTGCTAAACAAAGAGGGCTTTGAAACATCAAACATTTATGAACAAAGCTGCTTTGATATAGTGGCTCGTAAGAAATTGCTAATTCTACTTTTAAAAGTCCTCGTGAATATCGATAGTATAAATGAATCTCATGTAGAGGAGATTAGGCAAATCTCCAACGTTTTCTTAGCTAGTCCAATCATTGTAGGAGTCAAATCCAAAAATCATATTTTGGAAGAGGATGTTGTCTACGAAAGGCATGGGCTTCCTGCAATTGGCCTTGAAACCTTGAAGAACATGATTGTCTATGACGAATATCCGGAAATTCTTGCAGACCGTGGAGGATATTACGTTCAAATCAATGGAAATGTTCTGAAGGAATACAGAGAAGAGTACAACTTATCCTTGAAGGATTTAGCTGATTTGGCACATGTTTCAAGAGCTACAATGTACAAGTATGAAAATGGAATGGTGAGAGCAAACACTGAAACTGCAATGCTCCTTGAAGAAATCTTGAATACAAAGATTACCCTTGACATCGACCTTTTTGAACCTTATCAGGAAGACATTAAGCTAAAGGCAGATACAAGCAGCCTAAATCAAACTCAAGGAACAAATGCTCAAAACTTGGCAAAATTAGGTTTTGGTGTGGTTTCAACCAATAAAAGTCCATTTGATGCACTTGCTAAAGCTGAAATAGCTACCAGAAAGAAAGAGCAAACTCCACTTATAGCAAATCTTAATGTTCAGGATGAGCAGAATACAAAAACATTGAAGAAAATGGCAATCAGCTTAAAGGACCTTTCCCTTGTAACATCTTCAGATCCATTCTTCGTGCTTAAGGATGATAAGATCAAGGATTCCATTGATGGAATTCCAGTAATCAAGTCATGGGAAATGAAAGAGGTTGAGAATTCAAAAGAGTTCTTAAGGTTGATTAGGGAAAGAAGAAACAATTAA
- a CDS encoding tRNA(Ile)(2)-agmatinylcytidine synthase: MIYMDYLYIGIDDTDSPDGMCTTFLASTILNEFKDNGIEIIGHPRLIRLNPFARFKTRGNGGVSFKLTLDQNIDLAKEIVLKYVSELSMFDCDNTNPGVVFYQGEITDEMIDYAFKAIYSIITIEEAEEFANHIGAEIHKFKKGRGIIGSIAAISCPLEDYTYELLAYRHPSRYGTVRNIDYDSVVKMDKETYPETFENIDGKYLAIEPKTPCPVLYGIRSNSPEVLETARDIVIPNEEIADSCIFKTNQHTDMHIQNANSIAELKQYSCYRIKGFVKEKPHIIEGGHMFFTLYDESGEIECGAYEPTKNFRKVVAKLRAGDEIELYGGIGEQNTFNIEKFQVIKLNEFIFRNPICECGKRMTSAGKGKGFKCKSCGNKIESDEKVPEKIERTLINGKFYETPVSARRHLSKPLIRMNL; this comes from the coding sequence GTGATTTATATGGATTATTTATATATTGGAATTGATGATACAGACTCTCCAGATGGGATGTGCACAACATTTCTTGCATCAACTATCCTAAACGAATTCAAGGACAATGGCATAGAGATTATTGGCCATCCAAGATTGATTCGCCTAAACCCTTTTGCAAGATTCAAGACAAGGGGAAATGGGGGAGTGTCATTCAAATTAACTCTAGATCAAAACATTGATTTGGCAAAGGAAATTGTCCTTAAGTATGTATCAGAGCTTTCAATGTTTGATTGTGACAATACCAATCCTGGAGTTGTATTCTATCAAGGTGAAATCACTGATGAGATGATTGATTACGCATTTAAGGCAATTTACTCAATAATCACTATTGAAGAAGCGGAAGAGTTTGCAAACCATATCGGTGCTGAAATCCATAAGTTCAAGAAAGGAAGAGGGATAATCGGTTCTATCGCAGCTATTTCATGTCCTCTTGAAGATTATACCTATGAGCTATTGGCATATAGGCATCCGTCAAGATATGGAACTGTAAGAAACATTGATTATGATTCTGTTGTTAAAATGGACAAGGAGACATATCCTGAAACCTTTGAAAACATTGATGGCAAGTATTTGGCTATTGAACCTAAAACTCCATGCCCTGTTTTGTATGGAATCAGATCCAACAGCCCAGAAGTTCTGGAGACTGCAAGGGATATTGTCATTCCAAATGAGGAAATTGCCGATTCATGCATTTTCAAAACCAATCAGCACACTGACATGCACATTCAAAATGCAAATTCAATTGCTGAGCTTAAACAGTATTCCTGCTATAGGATAAAAGGATTTGTCAAGGAAAAGCCTCACATAATTGAAGGGGGGCACATGTTTTTCACACTCTATGATGAAAGCGGTGAAATTGAGTGCGGAGCATATGAACCAACCAAGAACTTTAGAAAAGTTGTAGCCAAATTGAGAGCAGGAGATGAGATTGAGCTTTATGGAGGAATAGGTGAACAGAACACTTTCAACATTGAAAAGTTCCAAGTCATAAAGCTAAATGAATTCATTTTTAGAAATCCTATTTGTGAATGTGGCAAGAGGATGACATCCGCTGGAAAAGGAAAAGGATTCAAGTGCAAAAGCTGTGGTAATAAGATTGAGTCAGATGAAAAGGTTCCTGAAAAGATAGAAAGAACTTTAATCAATGGCAAATTCTACGAAACTCCAGTTTCAGCTAGACGTCATTTATCTAAGCCTTTGATTCGCATGAATCTTTAA
- a CDS encoding DUF3100 domain-containing protein, translating to MQDIHMQEQRIQYEHMHEQHLQDLHMQEQKLQKEHLHNKKRFKPNRLRRRADRALKRSPPWREYNLTFVVLILVVISMAIGVIEIKITDTISFLLLPLIYSLVMGLILYLAKPFKYIDLEQAKVAEGIMVLLIGVLISKLAISSGQSIDVVFHVGPALVLQLFGDLGTLIALPVALLLGFRREVIGMASSICREPNLGVIIDKYGFGSPEARGVLAVFVIGSIIGTPYISFLSSICVSLIPLHPYAYAMASGIGSASMNAAALVPLVHTYPSMATQLEAFAGCSNILSFCLGIYMCMFVSLPIAEKLYEWLSPRLGKGNAQLDDDGYIPDEVHDDEEEIDNLNLGKIERWGALLFAFSVIVTVGNYVGYHTPIVDTFIGMLIISIITFIGMALERISPGHIQSIIFISIIGLIVAIPGVPTADFVARYVSQVELTTICTAFLAYVGIAIGKDWEEFKRIGFKGVIVALIVITGTYLGSACIANLTLFLTGMI from the coding sequence ATGCAAGATATTCATATGCAAGAGCAGCGTATCCAATATGAGCATATGCATGAACAGCATCTGCAAGATTTGCATATGCAAGAACAGAAATTGCAAAAGGAACACTTGCATAATAAAAAAAGATTTAAACCGAATAGATTAAGAAGGCGGGCGGATAGGGCATTAAAAAGAAGCCCTCCGTGGAGAGAGTATAATCTAACCTTTGTTGTATTGATTTTAGTTGTTATTTCAATGGCTATTGGAGTTATAGAGATTAAAATCACTGATACCATCAGTTTTTTATTGCTGCCTTTAATATATTCCTTAGTAATGGGATTAATTCTTTATTTGGCAAAGCCTTTTAAATACATAGACCTTGAGCAAGCAAAAGTAGCTGAAGGGATCATGGTTTTGCTCATTGGTGTCTTAATTTCAAAATTGGCTATTTCAAGCGGCCAATCCATTGATGTAGTTTTTCATGTAGGTCCTGCTTTGGTTTTACAGCTCTTTGGTGATTTAGGTACTCTTATAGCATTGCCTGTTGCTTTGCTTTTAGGTTTTAGAAGAGAAGTTATCGGTATGGCAAGTTCCATTTGTCGTGAACCTAACTTGGGAGTCATTATTGATAAATATGGTTTCGGATCTCCTGAAGCACGTGGGGTTTTAGCTGTTTTCGTTATAGGATCAATCATTGGTACTCCTTATATCAGCTTCTTATCAAGCATTTGCGTTTCACTCATACCATTGCATCCATATGCATATGCTATGGCATCTGGTATAGGAAGTGCAAGTATGAATGCTGCAGCATTGGTTCCATTAGTGCATACCTATCCATCTATGGCTACCCAATTGGAAGCTTTTGCAGGATGCAGTAATATCCTTTCATTCTGTTTAGGTATTTACATGTGTATGTTTGTTTCCTTGCCTATTGCAGAAAAATTGTATGAATGGCTATCTCCAAGGTTAGGAAAAGGTAATGCACAGCTTGATGATGACGGATATATTCCTGATGAAGTTCATGATGATGAAGAGGAAATAGATAACTTAAACTTAGGTAAAATTGAAAGATGGGGTGCATTGCTTTTTGCGTTTTCAGTCATTGTAACTGTTGGAAATTATGTAGGTTATCACACTCCAATAGTTGATACCTTCATTGGAATGCTTATAATTTCAATCATTACATTTATAGGTATGGCTCTTGAACGGATCAGTCCGGGTCATATCCAATCAATTATTTTCATAAGTATAATTGGTTTGATAGTGGCTATTCCAGGTGTTCCGACTGCTGATTTCGTAGCTCGTTACGTTTCTCAAGTTGAATTGACTACAATCTGTACTGCATTCTTGGCTTATGTCGGTATTGCAATCGGTAAGGATTGGGAAGAGTTTAAGAGAATCGGTTTTAAAGGTGTAATTGTTGCTTTGATTGTAATTACTGGAACTTACCTAGGTTCTGCGTGTATTGCAAATTTAACTTTATTTTTAACTGGAATGATTTAA
- a CDS encoding DUF3100 domain-containing protein produces the protein MKNFHIIIRSDFITDQSSHPFREKTDRAIKKRPPWKEYNLHIVVFILVIISMFIGVKEIKITDTISVLLLPLIYALVMGLGLYLAKPIKFVGSKQSKVAEGAMVLFIGVLIAKLAISSGQSINIIFQVGPALILQLLGDLGTLIALPVALLLGFRREVIGMSSSICREPNLGVIIDKYGFKSPETRGVLAIFVIGSIIGTPYISFLSSICVSLIPFHPYAFAMASGIGSASMNAAALVPLVHTYPAMATQLEAFAGCSNILSFCLGIYMCIFISLPIAERLYKWLSPILGKDDEITIDDEYAIEGVKDDKYAASEDLSSGKLKRWATFLVIFSFIVAIGNFVGYKTPISDVFIGMLLISLITIIGMSLERIIPWNIQSIIYISLIGIIVAIPGVPTAEFIVHYVSQVELTTICTAFLAYVGIAIGNDWEEFKKIGWKGIIIAMIVITGTYLGSASIANVVLLLTGMI, from the coding sequence TTGAAAAATTTTCATATTATAATTAGGAGTGATTTTATTACTGATCAATCTTCACATCCATTTAGGGAAAAAACTGATAGGGCGATAAAGAAGAGACCTCCATGGAAGGAGTATAATTTACATATTGTCGTGTTTATTTTAGTTATTATTTCAATGTTCATTGGAGTAAAAGAGATTAAGATAACAGATACTATCAGTGTTTTACTATTGCCATTGATCTATGCATTAGTTATGGGATTAGGTCTTTATTTGGCAAAACCTATTAAGTTTGTAGGCAGTAAGCAATCTAAGGTTGCTGAAGGGGCTATGGTTTTATTCATTGGTGTTCTAATTGCTAAATTAGCTATTTCAAGTGGACAATCCATTAATATTATTTTTCAGGTAGGTCCTGCATTGATTTTACAGCTTTTAGGTGATTTAGGTACTCTTATTGCATTGCCTGTTGCTTTGCTTTTAGGTTTCAGAAGAGAAGTTATCGGTATGTCAAGTTCAATTTGCCGTGAACCTAACTTGGGAGTTATCATTGACAAATACGGTTTCAAATCCCCAGAGACTCGTGGAGTTTTGGCTATTTTCGTAATTGGATCAATTATTGGTACTCCGTATATCAGTTTCCTTTCAAGCATATGTGTTTCACTCATACCATTCCATCCATATGCATTTGCTATGGCATCTGGTATAGGTAGTGCAAGTATGAATGCTGCAGCATTGGTTCCATTAGTGCATACTTATCCAGCTATGGCTACTCAATTGGAAGCTTTTGCAGGATGCAGTAATATTCTTTCATTCTGTTTAGGAATTTACATGTGTATTTTCATTTCATTGCCTATTGCAGAAAGATTGTATAAATGGCTTTCTCCAATTTTAGGTAAAGATGATGAGATTACTATTGATGATGAATACGCCATTGAAGGGGTAAAGGATGATAAGTATGCTGCTTCAGAAGATTTAAGTTCAGGTAAGCTTAAAAGATGGGCTACATTCCTTGTAATATTTTCATTTATTGTTGCTATTGGTAATTTCGTAGGTTATAAAACACCAATAAGCGATGTGTTCATTGGAATGCTTTTGATTTCACTTATTACAATTATAGGAATGTCTCTTGAAAGGATTATTCCATGGAATATCCAATCTATCATTTATATAAGCTTAATCGGTATCATAGTTGCTATTCCAGGTGTTCCAACTGCGGAATTTATAGTTCATTATGTTTCCCAAGTTGAATTGACTACAATCTGTACTGCATTCTTGGCTTATGTTGGTATTGCAATAGGTAACGATTGGGAAGAGTTCAAGAAGATCGGTTGGAAAGGAATCATCATTGCTATGATTGTAATTACTGGAACTTACCTTGGTTCTGCAAGCATTGCAAATGTAGTTTTACTCTTAACCGGTATGATTTAA
- a CDS encoding DUF3100 domain-containing protein, whose translation MFVLVIISMFIGVKEIKITETISVLLLPLIYALVLGLALYLAKPIKFVGPKQSKVAEGAMVLFIGVLITKLAISSGQAISSIFQVGPALILQQIGNLGTLLALPIALLFGFRREVIGMTSSICREPNLGVIIDKYGFKSPETRGVLAVFVIGSILGTPFISFLSSISASLIPMHPYAYAMASGVGSASMNAAALAPLMHMFPSMATQLEAFAGCSNLLSFCFGIYMCIFVSIPLAERMYDWLAPHILGHDEIISIDDDYAIEEVKHDKYATTDDLTLGKLERWATFLVIFSFIVAVGNYIGFNTSIIDAFIGMLLISLITIIGMSLERIIPWNIQAIIYISLIGIFVAIPGVPTSDFLVHYVSQIDLTTICTAFLAYVGIAIGNDWEEFKKIGWKGIIIALIVISGTYLCSAAIAHITLVATGMV comes from the coding sequence GTGTTTGTATTGGTTATAATCTCAATGTTCATTGGAGTTAAGGAGATAAAAATAACAGAAACTATCAGTGTTTTATTGTTGCCTTTAATATATGCGCTTGTTTTAGGATTGGCTCTTTATCTCGCAAAACCTATTAAGTTTGTTGGGCCTAAGCAATCTAAAGTGGCTGAAGGTGCTATGGTTTTATTCATAGGTGTCTTAATCACTAAATTGGCTATTTCAAGTGGGCAGGCAATATCCAGTATTTTTCAGGTAGGTCCTGCATTGATTTTACAGCAAATAGGTAATTTAGGAACTCTATTGGCATTGCCTATTGCACTGCTTTTCGGTTTCAGAAGGGAAGTTATCGGTATGACCAGTTCAATTTGCCGTGAACCTAACTTAGGTGTCATTATCGATAAATATGGCTTCAAATCCCCAGAGACTCGTGGAGTTTTAGCTGTTTTTGTTATTGGATCAATTCTTGGTACTCCATTCATCAGTTTCTTATCAAGTATCAGCGCTTCACTCATTCCTATGCATCCATATGCTTACGCTATGGCCTCAGGTGTAGGTAGTGCAAGTATGAATGCTGCGGCTCTTGCTCCATTGATGCATATGTTCCCATCAATGGCCACTCAATTGGAGGCTTTTGCAGGGTGCAGTAACCTTCTTTCATTCTGTTTCGGTATTTATATGTGCATATTTGTTTCAATTCCGCTTGCAGAAAGAATGTATGATTGGCTAGCTCCCCATATCTTAGGTCATGATGAGATAATAAGCATTGATGATGATTATGCCATTGAAGAGGTAAAGCATGATAAGTATGCAACTACTGATGACTTGACTTTAGGTAAGCTTGAGAGATGGGCTACCTTCCTTGTAATATTCTCATTTATTGTGGCAGTGGGAAATTATATAGGATTCAATACTTCAATAATTGATGCATTCATTGGAATGCTTTTGATTTCACTCATTACAATCATTGGGATGTCTCTTGAAAGGATCATCCCATGGAACATTCAAGCAATCATTTATATAAGCTTAATCGGTATTTTTGTAGCAATTCCAGGTGTTCCAACATCTGACTTCCTGGTTCATTACGTTTCCCAGATTGATTTGACTACAATATGTACTGCATTCCTGGCTTATGTTGGTATTGCAATCGGTAATGATTGGGAAGAGTTTAAGAAGATCGGTTGGAAAGGAATCATCATTGCTTTAATTGTGATTTCAGGTACTTACCTTTGTTCTGCAGCTATTGCTCATATAACTTTAGTTGCTACAGGAATGGTATAA
- a CDS encoding MmgE/PrpD family protein, producing MIINQLSEYLIHLRYEDIPKDAIEKAKSCFIDYLAVYLRGLESDNAQIAIKTIYELYGNDFNSLNKGFINGIASHSLDLDDGHRWAQLHPGSVVFSTVLALISDGNLDLDITSEEFLEAVIGGYEIAIALGMLVNPDHRNQGFHSTGTIGTFAAGAVASKLLKLNKEKTEHCFGLCATQSSGLLEADHAGTMGKSVHVGNAVYNGILSAYLAKNGFTGGESLIDGKEGFIKTMASDLFDRHCDDNGNLDDSKLSQFIDMNLNKFHINNVYLKKYPFCRHIHSAIDSTLALKNDLKDLKDSNNLKIDCSDISSIDIETYKIASEHDNYTPKNEQDLKQSLPYAVAIALVLDDLSLDSIDELIDNGLFDEKSSDKDILKIKEIVSKINIDNNDELNQMTPEKRPSKVTIKFSDDSYEILEETTYYPLGEVENPLKEEDVLEKFKLLNPKFNMNKLQIIKHMEDYSIQEVFEELDLLD from the coding sequence ATGATTATTAATCAATTGTCTGAATATTTGATTCATTTAAGATATGAGGATATTCCTAAGGATGCTATTGAAAAGGCTAAATCATGTTTCATTGACTATTTGGCAGTTTATTTAAGAGGTTTAGAGAGTGATAATGCTCAAATAGCCATAAAAACCATTTATGAATTATATGGCAATGATTTTAATTCCTTAAATAAAGGATTCATCAATGGAATTGCTTCACATAGCTTGGATTTGGATGATGGCCATAGATGGGCACAATTGCATCCTGGTTCAGTTGTCTTTTCAACAGTTTTGGCATTGATATCAGATGGGAATTTGGACTTGGACATCACATCTGAAGAGTTCCTTGAAGCGGTTATAGGAGGATATGAAATAGCTATTGCTCTTGGAATGCTCGTCAATCCAGATCATAGAAATCAAGGGTTCCATAGCACTGGAACAATAGGCACATTTGCTGCTGGAGCAGTAGCATCAAAGCTTTTAAAATTGAATAAGGAGAAAACAGAACATTGTTTTGGTTTATGTGCAACTCAGTCTTCAGGACTTCTTGAAGCAGATCATGCAGGAACAATGGGAAAATCAGTGCATGTTGGAAATGCAGTTTACAATGGAATACTGTCAGCATATCTTGCTAAAAATGGATTTACTGGTGGTGAATCATTAATTGATGGAAAAGAGGGATTCATTAAAACCATGGCTTCAGATCTATTTGATAGGCATTGTGATGATAATGGCAATTTAGATGATTCAAAATTATCCCAGTTCATTGATATGAATTTAAACAAATTCCATATAAACAATGTCTATTTAAAGAAATATCCATTCTGCAGACATATTCATTCGGCAATTGATTCAACTTTAGCTTTAAAGAATGATTTGAAAGATTTGAAAGATTCAAATAATTTGAAAATTGACTGTTCAGACATCTCTTCAATTGATATAGAAACATATAAGATTGCAAGTGAGCATGACAATTATACTCCTAAAAATGAACAGGACTTAAAGCAATCATTGCCTTATGCAGTAGCTATTGCATTGGTTTTAGATGATTTGAGCTTGGATTCAATTGATGAATTGATTGACAATGGTCTTTTTGATGAAAAATCATCTGATAAGGACATTTTGAAGATAAAAGAAATTGTAAGCAAGATTAATATTGATAACAATGATGAATTGAATCAAATGACTCCAGAAAAAAGACCATCTAAAGTAACAATAAAGTTCAGTGATGATTCATATGAAATCTTGGAGGAAACCACTTATTATCCATTGGGAGAAGTGGAAAATCCTTTGAAAGAAGAGGATGTTCTAGAGAAATTCAAACTTTTAAATCCTAAGTTTAATATGAATAAGTTACAAATAATTAAACATATGGAAGATTATTCAATTCAAGAAGTTTTTGAAGAATTGGATTTATTAGATTAA
- a CDS encoding peptidase translates to MDETKKSLEKLGINELHDDYVSKKRFEDGGQYRFEVPGIQGPSALESLLEASNDYDLTIHRATQTKGIMFLLDDEISKMVDLAQDANMQLFLAVGPRAPYDTSATVQTEEGKRIGYRLRGYNNLVYAIEDVKRAVDLGVRGILLYDEGLLYALSKMRDAGELPKDLLFKLSAHAGCSNPASAKLFESIGLNSLNPVRDLQIPMLASLRDAIDIPIDIHTENPKSTGGFIRHYEVPEMIKVASPVYLKTGGSVAKHHSWDTTEKEARQRAKQVALIRDLIERHYPDAIMSKL, encoded by the coding sequence ATGGATGAAACTAAAAAATCATTGGAGAAGTTAGGAATTAATGAATTACATGATGATTATGTATCTAAAAAGAGATTTGAAGATGGGGGACAATATAGATTTGAAGTTCCAGGAATACAAGGTCCTTCTGCACTTGAATCTCTTTTAGAGGCTTCCAATGATTATGACTTAACAATTCATAGAGCCACTCAAACCAAAGGAATCATGTTTTTATTGGATGATGAAATAAGCAAAATGGTTGATTTGGCTCAAGATGCAAATATGCAATTGTTTTTAGCTGTTGGTCCAAGGGCTCCCTATGATACAAGCGCTACTGTCCAAACTGAAGAGGGAAAACGTATAGGATACAGGTTAAGAGGTTACAATAACCTTGTTTATGCCATTGAAGATGTTAAAAGAGCAGTTGATTTGGGAGTTAGAGGCATCTTATTATATGATGAAGGATTGCTTTATGCTCTTTCTAAAATGAGAGATGCAGGAGAACTTCCTAAAGACTTGCTGTTTAAGTTGTCTGCTCATGCAGGCTGTTCCAATCCTGCTTCAGCAAAGCTATTTGAATCAATTGGATTGAACTCACTTAATCCTGTAAGAGACCTTCAGATTCCAATGTTGGCATCATTGCGTGATGCAATAGATATTCCAATTGACATCCATACTGAAAATCCAAAGTCAACAGGAGGATTCATACGCCATTATGAAGTTCCTGAAATGATTAAGGTGGCAAGTCCAGTCTATTTAAAGACAGGAGGATCCGTTGCAAAGCATCATAGTTGGGATACAACTGAAAAGGAAGCTCGCCAAAGAGCAAAACAAGTTGCTTTAATTAGGGATTTGATTGAAAGACATTATCCTGATGCTATAATGAGTAAATTATAA
- a CDS encoding fumarate hydratase, translated as MDLIEKVQDAVVNAGSSYSEDRLAAYENALKLEKELNNENAVWALEQIIENFKVANEKKLPLCDDTGIPHVLIEIGEKREIPKGFFNEINIGIAQGLDKLPGRPMAVKGNDIERIEQSQGLYNESHMMKPASFLIEEKDESSYGRLIGVDEDKIRITILLEGGGPEIRAKTYRVFHKRDSKIVFGEALDWLKESLAMLGCTPSIPAIGVGRTHFEANALMLRAMAHGNLGYQSDIEKYIAEELNKTNIGPLGLGGKTTVLGSFVNIGSQRASGVRIVAARPACFVEPRVSSFEF; from the coding sequence ATGGATTTGATTGAAAAGGTTCAGGATGCAGTTGTAAATGCAGGCAGTTCATATAGTGAAGACAGATTAGCTGCTTATGAAAATGCTCTAAAATTGGAAAAGGAGCTAAATAATGAAAATGCAGTTTGGGCCTTGGAACAGATAATTGAAAACTTTAAGGTAGCTAATGAAAAGAAGCTTCCATTATGTGATGATACTGGAATTCCACATGTCTTGATTGAAATAGGAGAGAAAAGGGAAATTCCTAAAGGATTTTTCAATGAAATCAATATAGGTATTGCACAAGGACTTGATAAACTACCCGGAAGGCCAATGGCAGTTAAAGGAAATGATATTGAACGCATTGAGCAATCACAAGGTTTATACAATGAGTCCCATATGATGAAGCCCGCATCCTTTTTGATTGAAGAGAAAGATGAATCCTCTTATGGAAGACTGATTGGTGTGGATGAAGATAAGATAAGAATCACAATTCTATTGGAAGGTGGAGGTCCTGAAATAAGGGCAAAGACATATAGGGTTTTCCATAAAAGAGACTCAAAAATAGTTTTCGGTGAAGCTTTGGATTGGCTAAAGGAATCATTGGCTATGTTAGGCTGCACTCCATCAATTCCAGCTATTGGAGTTGGAAGAACCCACTTTGAGGCAAATGCATTAATGCTAAGAGCAATGGCTCATGGTAATTTAGGCTATCAATCAGATATTGAAAAATACATTGCAGAAGAGTTGAATAAGACAAATATAGGTCCTTTAGGGCTTGGTGGTAAAACAACAGTGCTCGGCTCTTTTGTCAACATTGGCTCTCAAAGGGCAAGTGGAGTGAGAATTGTAGCAGCAAGGCCTGCATGTTTTGTTGAGCCAAGAGTTTCAAGCTTTGAATTCTAG